From a single Alloactinosynnema sp. L-07 genomic region:
- a CDS encoding PaaI family thioesterase, which produces MTLELTATPRNKGVDAAVAAARRVIETLLHAGDNSAAEMSAVADQLNAVADHLEDHAPSVHERMVDMWAGEGVTRHDPVTGPENAIAPPLHLTGQDDGSIEGRVTLGLAYQGPPGCVHGGISALILDHTLGVANHWAGESGMTGTLTLRYHRPTPLFEELTVSARQESVDGRKIRTVGTISAGGEVCVSADGLFVNKHLPRPH; this is translated from the coding sequence ATGACGCTTGAACTCACCGCCACTCCGAGAAACAAGGGCGTCGACGCGGCCGTGGCCGCTGCCCGCCGCGTCATCGAGACGCTGCTGCACGCCGGAGACAACAGCGCGGCCGAGATGAGCGCGGTGGCCGACCAGCTCAACGCCGTCGCCGACCACCTCGAGGACCACGCCCCGAGCGTGCACGAGCGGATGGTCGACATGTGGGCGGGCGAGGGCGTGACGCGGCACGACCCGGTGACCGGCCCAGAGAACGCTATCGCTCCTCCGCTGCACCTGACCGGCCAGGACGACGGCTCGATCGAGGGCCGGGTAACCCTCGGCCTGGCCTACCAGGGCCCGCCAGGATGTGTGCACGGCGGCATCTCGGCGTTGATCCTCGACCACACGCTCGGCGTCGCGAACCACTGGGCCGGGGAGTCGGGGATGACCGGCACCCTGACCCTGCGCTACCACCGGCCCACGCCGCTCTTCGAGGAGCTGACCGTGAGCGCCCGCCAGGAGTCCGTCGACGGCCGGAAGATCCGCACGGTCGGCACCATCTCCGCGGGCGGCGAGGTCTGCGTCTCCGCCGACGGCCTCTTCGTCAACAAGCACCTACCCCGCCCCCATTGA
- a CDS encoding 3-oxoacyl-ACP reductase, translated as MSTTNLAGKTAIVTGAGSGLGRAEALALALAGANVVVNDIGDAADTVVAEIRALGPGAVAVKGDVGDWSLSDEMVAAAVDTFGSLDIVVNNAGVLRDTMIFNLTEQAWDDVIRVHLKGHASLSRAAAVHWRSASKAAGGPVYGRLINTSSEAFLFGSAGQPNYAAAKAGITALTLSAGQGLSRYGVTANVICPRARTSMTAHVFAEDPRQDQLDILAPERVGTFVSYLASPAAADVNCQVFVVYGDMVALMDSPKVEQKFSAADGAFTVEEFDARVSPYFVGRSPWRNYAAYSVAELDTTGIENIAN; from the coding sequence ATGAGTACAACGAACCTCGCCGGAAAGACCGCCATCGTCACGGGGGCGGGCTCCGGCCTCGGCCGCGCTGAGGCCCTCGCCCTCGCCCTCGCGGGCGCCAACGTGGTGGTCAACGACATCGGCGACGCCGCCGACACCGTGGTCGCCGAGATCCGTGCCCTCGGCCCCGGCGCCGTCGCGGTCAAGGGCGATGTGGGGGACTGGTCCCTGTCCGACGAGATGGTCGCGGCCGCCGTCGATACCTTCGGCTCCCTCGACATCGTCGTGAACAACGCGGGCGTCCTGCGCGACACGATGATCTTCAACCTCACCGAGCAGGCTTGGGACGACGTGATCCGCGTCCACCTCAAGGGACATGCCTCGCTGTCCCGTGCCGCCGCGGTGCACTGGCGCTCGGCGAGCAAAGCCGCGGGCGGCCCGGTCTACGGTCGCCTGATCAACACCTCCTCCGAGGCATTCCTCTTCGGCTCGGCCGGGCAGCCCAACTACGCCGCGGCCAAGGCGGGCATCACCGCGCTGACGCTGTCGGCGGGCCAGGGCTTGAGCAGGTACGGCGTCACCGCCAACGTGATCTGCCCGCGGGCGCGCACCAGCATGACCGCTCACGTCTTCGCCGAAGACCCTCGCCAGGACCAGCTCGACATCCTGGCTCCCGAGCGCGTCGGCACCTTCGTGTCCTACCTCGCCTCGCCCGCCGCCGCGGACGTCAACTGCCAGGTCTTCGTTGTGTACGGCGACATGGTGGCGCTGATGGACTCCCCCAAGGTCGAGCAGAAGTTCTCGGCCGCGGACGGCGCATTCACCGTCGAGGAGTTCGACGCCCGTGTGTCGCCGTACTTCGTGGGGCGTTCGCCGTGGCGGAACTACGCGGCGTACAGCGTCGCCGAACTGGACACCACCGGCATCGAGAACATCGCGAACTGA
- a CDS encoding acyl-CoA dehydrogenase yields the protein MTLGLEQEHIDLRDSVRAFATRHVSETVVRDAVNAKTEERPPFWAALADQGLLGLHLPEEDGGSGAGLLELAVVVEELGRAMTPGPFLPTVLASAVLAAAGHREHLSGLADGTTTAAVGFGVGSPVLGGQVADLFVLPVEGGWVLADRESVVVTPLDSHDLTRRLASVEVAGHVTALNLDTQLPFDLAAVLFAAEATGLADRNTSTAADYAKVREQFGRPIGRFQGVKHRCARMLARTEQAAACAWDAARAWDHRAPEASLTAAVAAAISIEAGFSTAKDLINTLGGIGFTWEHDASLYLRRAHMLRLLLGSTTVWHQRVARLSLDGVRRTLAVDLPPEADRIRAAIRTELAAAAAAPAPQAWLAEHGYTAPHLPSPWGKDADAVTQLVIAEELDAAGLAPVDMVIGNWVVPTLIEHGDPEQRERLLPGSLDGTIGWCQLFSEPGAGSDLAGLATRAEKIEGGWKVNGQKVWTSMALDAHYGVLLARTDAEVPKHKGISYFVLDMSTPGIDVRPLRELTGEALFNEVFLDDVFIPDEMLVAEPGDGWKLARTTLANERVALSHDSAIGSGERLLSLVDPTDSAQLALLGQILCDAQSAGLLGLRRTIRSLAGRQPGAESSIAKLVGVENIQQVWETCMQWQGPSALVADPREKSATWWFLNSRCLSIAGGTTDVQLNIIGERILGLPRD from the coding sequence ATGACCCTCGGACTGGAACAGGAACACATCGACCTGCGCGACTCGGTGCGGGCATTCGCGACCCGCCACGTGAGCGAGACCGTCGTACGCGACGCCGTCAACGCCAAGACCGAGGAGCGCCCGCCGTTCTGGGCCGCCCTCGCCGACCAGGGCCTGCTCGGTCTGCACCTGCCCGAGGAAGACGGTGGCTCCGGAGCAGGCCTCCTCGAGCTGGCGGTCGTGGTCGAGGAGCTCGGCCGAGCCATGACACCGGGTCCCTTCCTGCCGACGGTGCTGGCCAGTGCCGTCCTGGCCGCGGCAGGCCACCGTGAGCACCTGTCGGGCCTGGCCGACGGTACGACGACAGCGGCCGTCGGGTTCGGCGTCGGGAGCCCGGTGCTCGGGGGCCAGGTGGCCGACCTGTTCGTGCTGCCGGTCGAGGGAGGCTGGGTACTGGCGGACCGGGAGTCCGTGGTGGTCACCCCGCTCGACAGCCATGACCTGACTCGCCGGCTGGCCTCGGTGGAGGTCGCCGGTCACGTGACCGCCCTGAACCTCGACACCCAGCTGCCCTTCGACCTCGCGGCCGTGCTGTTCGCCGCCGAAGCGACCGGGCTCGCGGATCGGAACACGAGCACGGCGGCCGACTACGCGAAGGTGCGTGAGCAGTTCGGCCGCCCCATCGGGCGGTTCCAGGGCGTCAAGCACCGTTGCGCCCGGATGCTGGCCCGCACCGAGCAGGCGGCAGCCTGCGCCTGGGACGCCGCGCGCGCGTGGGACCACCGCGCCCCAGAGGCGTCCCTGACCGCGGCGGTCGCCGCGGCCATCTCGATCGAGGCAGGCTTCAGCACCGCCAAGGACCTCATCAACACGCTGGGTGGCATCGGCTTCACGTGGGAGCACGACGCGAGCCTCTATCTCCGCCGCGCGCACATGCTGCGGCTCCTGCTGGGATCGACGACCGTCTGGCACCAGCGCGTCGCGCGGCTCAGCCTTGACGGCGTACGACGCACCCTCGCCGTGGACCTGCCACCGGAGGCGGACCGGATCCGCGCCGCCATCCGCACCGAGCTCGCCGCTGCCGCCGCCGCTCCCGCGCCCCAGGCGTGGCTCGCCGAGCACGGCTACACCGCACCGCACCTGCCGTCGCCCTGGGGCAAGGATGCCGACGCGGTGACCCAGCTGGTTATCGCCGAGGAACTGGACGCGGCAGGACTCGCCCCGGTCGACATGGTCATCGGGAACTGGGTCGTGCCCACGCTCATCGAGCACGGCGACCCAGAGCAGCGGGAGCGGCTCCTACCCGGCAGCCTCGACGGCACGATCGGCTGGTGCCAGCTCTTCAGCGAACCCGGGGCGGGCTCCGACCTGGCAGGCCTCGCCACCCGGGCCGAGAAGATCGAGGGTGGCTGGAAGGTCAACGGCCAGAAGGTCTGGACCTCGATGGCCCTCGACGCGCACTACGGCGTGCTGCTGGCGCGGACCGATGCCGAGGTCCCCAAGCACAAGGGCATCTCCTATTTCGTGCTCGACATGAGCACTCCCGGAATCGACGTCCGGCCGCTGCGCGAGCTGACCGGCGAGGCACTGTTCAACGAGGTCTTCCTCGACGACGTGTTCATCCCCGACGAGATGCTGGTCGCCGAACCTGGTGACGGCTGGAAGCTGGCGCGGACGACGCTCGCCAACGAGCGGGTGGCGCTCTCGCACGACTCCGCGATCGGCTCGGGCGAGCGGCTGTTGAGCCTCGTCGACCCGACCGACTCGGCGCAGCTCGCGCTGCTCGGGCAGATCCTCTGCGATGCCCAGTCCGCGGGGCTGCTCGGCCTGCGTCGGACGATTCGATCCCTGGCGGGCAGGCAGCCCGGCGCCGAGTCCAGCATCGCGAAGCTGGTCGGCGTGGAGAACATCCAGCAGGTCTGGGAGACCTGCATGCAATGGCAGGGCCCGTCGGCGCTGGTCGCCGACCCCAGGGAGAAGTCCGCCACCTGGTGGTTCCTCAACAGCCGCTGCCTGTCCATCGCGGGTGGCACCACGGATGTTCAGCTCAACATCATCGGCGAGCGGATCCTGGGGTTGCCCCGTGATTGA
- a CDS encoding SDR family oxidoreductase: MSERTIAVTGSASGIGAALTSLLREQGIRVVGVDLRDAEVVADLATPSGRVAAAEAVTAAADGVLDGVVTCAGTSVPGELMVKVNYFGTTEFVSALQPALAKSSAPRVAVVGSISATQRADDAVVAACLAGDESAALAAAAVAIADGRARQLYPSSKSALARWARRTSVEDGWANAGIPLNVVAPGVVLTPMTAALIADPAMKQVMDAAVPMPLNGYLRPEDVARVLAFLVSPENSHITGQVVYVDGGAEAVLR, translated from the coding sequence ATGTCTGAACGCACCATCGCCGTCACCGGCTCGGCCTCCGGGATTGGCGCGGCGTTGACGAGTCTCCTGCGCGAGCAGGGGATTCGCGTCGTCGGGGTCGACCTGCGCGACGCCGAAGTGGTCGCTGACCTGGCGACTCCGTCGGGGCGCGTCGCAGCGGCCGAGGCGGTGACCGCGGCCGCGGACGGCGTGCTCGACGGCGTCGTCACCTGTGCCGGGACGTCCGTGCCGGGTGAGCTGATGGTGAAGGTCAACTACTTCGGCACGACCGAGTTCGTGTCCGCCCTCCAGCCCGCGCTCGCGAAGTCGTCGGCACCCCGGGTTGCGGTGGTCGGCTCGATCTCGGCGACCCAGCGGGCGGACGACGCCGTGGTCGCCGCCTGCCTGGCGGGCGACGAGTCCGCCGCCCTGGCCGCCGCCGCGGTCGCGATCGCCGACGGACGGGCCCGGCAGCTCTACCCCTCGTCCAAGTCGGCGCTGGCGCGGTGGGCGCGGCGTACGTCGGTCGAGGACGGGTGGGCCAACGCCGGGATCCCGCTCAACGTGGTCGCCCCTGGCGTCGTCCTCACCCCGATGACCGCCGCGCTCATCGCCGACCCCGCGATGAAGCAGGTGATGGACGCCGCCGTGCCGATGCCGCTCAACGGCTATCTGCGGCCAGAGGACGTCGCCCGGGTGCTGGCCTTCCTGGTGTCCCCGGAGAACAGCCACATCACCGGCCAGGTCGTCTACGTCGACGGCGGCGCCGAGGCTGTTCTCCGCTGA
- a CDS encoding class I adenylate-forming enzyme family protein translates to MTTHADSRAMARAVVEKLTGPGGPFELAKQEVLGTSLPVFTHRRRALHELLAESVRHGDRDYIVTADSRLTFREHAAQVASLARTLREEYGVGPGDRVAIAAANSPEWIVTFWATVSIGAIAVGYNAWWSTRELAYGLEHTTPTLVVADAKRAAQLQDSDVRVLTIEGDIPRLAARHAAEPLPTCDVAEDDPAVILYTSGTSGRPKGATHSHRNLLSVAEYHRMNDALAAAFGDPTDPRDRTYLLALPLFHIASLHNLAVPRLANGSKIALHHGAFDVDRVLRLIQDERVTNWGAIPTMANRLLAHGDLSSYDLSSLTAFSLASAPSSPAFQERLRKSLTFATGALVDSYGLTESCTAISVATTADLNEDPGTLGYPIVGVQLEIRDVMGRPVPDGVEGEICVRSAYTMLGYWNDPAATADAIGADRWLHTGDIGLVREGRVRLTSRRSDLIIRGGENVYPAEVEAALAEHPLVTECVVLGVPHEDLGQEVAAVIVTDAALNAEELCAFAGERLGHFKVPTHWTFTDRPLPRNATGKVVRRDVTV, encoded by the coding sequence ATGACGACGCATGCCGACTCTCGCGCGATGGCACGGGCCGTGGTGGAGAAGCTCACCGGTCCCGGCGGACCGTTCGAACTGGCGAAGCAGGAGGTCCTCGGAACGAGCCTGCCGGTGTTCACCCATCGCCGCCGCGCCCTGCACGAGCTGCTGGCCGAGTCCGTGCGGCACGGCGACCGCGACTACATCGTCACCGCGGACTCCAGGTTGACCTTCCGGGAGCACGCGGCTCAGGTGGCGTCGCTTGCCCGCACACTGCGTGAGGAGTACGGCGTGGGGCCGGGCGACCGGGTCGCCATCGCGGCGGCCAACTCGCCGGAGTGGATCGTCACGTTCTGGGCGACGGTCTCGATCGGTGCGATCGCGGTCGGCTACAACGCCTGGTGGTCCACCCGCGAGCTGGCCTACGGCCTCGAGCACACCACCCCGACCCTGGTCGTCGCCGACGCCAAGCGCGCCGCCCAGCTCCAGGACAGCGACGTGCGGGTCCTCACGATCGAGGGCGACATCCCTCGTCTCGCCGCGCGGCACGCGGCCGAGCCGCTCCCGACTTGCGACGTCGCGGAGGACGACCCGGCGGTCATCCTCTACACCTCCGGTACGTCGGGCCGCCCCAAGGGAGCCACCCACTCCCACCGGAACCTGCTGTCCGTCGCCGAGTACCACCGGATGAACGACGCGCTCGCCGCCGCCTTCGGTGACCCGACCGACCCCCGCGACCGCACCTACCTGCTCGCGCTCCCGCTCTTCCACATCGCGAGCCTGCACAACCTGGCCGTCCCGCGGCTGGCCAACGGCAGCAAGATCGCCCTGCACCATGGCGCGTTCGACGTCGACCGTGTGCTGCGCCTGATCCAGGACGAGCGGGTCACCAACTGGGGCGCGATCCCGACGATGGCCAACCGGCTCTTGGCCCACGGCGACCTCTCGTCGTACGACCTGTCGTCGTTGACCGCGTTCTCGCTGGCCTCGGCCCCGTCCTCCCCCGCCTTCCAGGAACGGCTTCGCAAGTCACTGACGTTCGCGACCGGCGCCCTGGTCGACAGCTACGGCCTCACCGAGTCCTGTACGGCGATCTCCGTGGCCACCACCGCCGACCTCAACGAGGACCCCGGCACGCTGGGATACCCGATCGTGGGCGTCCAACTGGAGATCCGCGACGTGATGGGGCGCCCCGTCCCGGACGGCGTCGAGGGCGAGATCTGCGTGCGTAGCGCGTACACGATGCTCGGCTACTGGAACGATCCCGCCGCGACCGCCGACGCGATCGGCGCGGACCGCTGGCTGCACACGGGGGACATCGGGCTCGTCCGCGAGGGCCGGGTCCGGCTCACCAGCAGGCGCTCCGACCTGATCATCCGCGGTGGCGAGAACGTCTACCCGGCCGAGGTCGAGGCCGCGCTCGCCGAGCACCCGCTGGTCACCGAGTGCGTCGTGCTCGGCGTGCCCCACGAGGACCTCGGCCAGGAGGTCGCCGCGGTCATCGTCACCGACGCGGCACTGAACGCCGAGGAGCTCTGTGCCTTCGCGGGCGAGCGACTCGGCCACTTCAAGGTGCCGACGCACTGGACCTTCACCGACCGCCCGCTCCCACGCAACGCCACCGGCAAGGTGGTCCGGCGGGACGTCACCGTTTGA
- a CDS encoding steroid 3-ketoacyl-CoA thiolase, protein MNPEAVIVDAARTPVGRRNGVLSHLHPAELLGLAQKGLLDRSGLDPAIVGQVVGGCVTQAGEQSNNVTRNAWLHAGLPWTTACTSIDCACGSSQQAVHLVAGLIATGAIDVGIACGVEAMSRVPLGSALAGGGMPIPDSWSVDLPDQFTAAERIAVKRGITREMADDLGARSQQNAARAWADGRFDSQIIAVGDVTRDQGLRETTAAALAGLRPVMPDGIHTAGNSSQISDGAAAVLLMSRERAAAEGLTPRARIVASGLVGSDPYFHLDGPVDATTHVLAQASMKLGDIDLVEINEAFASVVLSWARVHDADMDKVNVNGGAIAMGHAVGSTGARLITQALNELERTDSSTALVTMCAGGAHATATIIERI, encoded by the coding sequence GTGAATCCCGAAGCTGTCATCGTCGACGCCGCGCGCACCCCAGTCGGGCGCCGCAACGGCGTGTTGTCCCACCTGCATCCCGCTGAGCTGCTCGGCCTGGCACAGAAGGGCCTGCTCGACCGGTCCGGGCTCGATCCCGCGATCGTCGGCCAGGTCGTCGGCGGTTGCGTGACCCAGGCGGGGGAGCAGTCCAACAACGTCACTCGCAACGCCTGGCTGCACGCGGGCCTGCCCTGGACCACGGCGTGTACGTCGATCGACTGCGCCTGCGGGTCCTCCCAGCAGGCGGTGCACCTGGTCGCCGGGTTGATCGCCACGGGCGCCATCGACGTCGGGATCGCCTGTGGCGTCGAGGCGATGAGTCGCGTGCCGCTCGGCTCGGCGCTGGCAGGCGGCGGCATGCCGATCCCCGACTCGTGGTCGGTGGACCTGCCGGACCAGTTCACCGCCGCCGAGCGGATCGCGGTGAAGCGAGGCATCACCCGCGAGATGGCCGACGACCTGGGCGCGCGCTCGCAGCAGAACGCCGCACGGGCCTGGGCCGATGGCCGCTTCGACTCCCAGATCATCGCGGTCGGTGACGTCACCCGGGACCAGGGCCTGCGGGAAACGACCGCCGCGGCCCTCGCGGGTCTCAGGCCCGTGATGCCCGACGGCATTCACACCGCGGGCAACTCGTCGCAGATCAGCGACGGTGCGGCCGCGGTGCTCCTGATGAGCCGAGAGCGTGCCGCGGCAGAGGGCCTCACCCCACGCGCCCGGATCGTGGCCAGCGGACTGGTGGGCTCGGACCCGTACTTCCACCTCGACGGTCCCGTCGACGCGACCACGCATGTGCTCGCCCAGGCAAGCATGAAGCTCGGCGACATCGACTTGGTCGAGATCAACGAGGCGTTCGCGTCGGTTGTGCTCAGCTGGGCGCGGGTGCACGACGCCGACATGGACAAGGTCAATGTGAACGGCGGCGCCATCGCCATGGGCCACGCGGTCGGCTCGACCGGCGCGCGGCTGATCACCCAGGCCCTGAACGAACTCGAGCGCACTGACTCCTCCACCGCACTCGTGACCATGTGTGCGGGCGGTGCGCACGCGACCGCCACGATCATCGAGCGGATCTGA
- a CDS encoding SDR family NAD(P)-dependent oxidoreductase, with product MGALQGKVALVTGAGQGVGEGIALALAAEDVDVAVVGRTLSKLESTCDLLRARGVRAEPFPCDVTDTPALPAMADAVVAEFGRLDILVNNAYAGAYGPLLDMSDDDFRKGFDAAPFAAFALMKACHPHLRGGGSIVNLVTSAMVRWDPTTYGAYAAAKSALRSLTRTVAVEWAPDGIRANSIAPHAMSPGLEGWAKARPEEAAAFVASIPMRRIGDPEADIGRAVVALVGPDLGYLTGATIPLDGGQAFFG from the coding sequence ATGGGTGCGTTGCAGGGCAAGGTCGCGTTGGTGACGGGTGCCGGTCAAGGTGTCGGCGAGGGCATCGCGCTGGCGCTGGCCGCCGAGGATGTCGATGTGGCCGTGGTCGGCCGGACCCTGTCGAAGCTGGAGTCGACATGCGACCTCCTGCGCGCACGCGGGGTGAGGGCCGAACCTTTCCCCTGCGACGTCACCGACACTCCGGCGCTCCCGGCCATGGCCGACGCGGTGGTCGCGGAGTTCGGTCGTCTCGACATCCTGGTCAACAACGCTTACGCCGGGGCATACGGGCCGCTGCTGGACATGAGCGACGACGACTTCCGCAAGGGTTTCGACGCGGCGCCGTTCGCGGCGTTCGCCCTGATGAAGGCGTGCCATCCACACCTCAGGGGCGGCGGGTCGATCGTCAACCTGGTCACCTCCGCGATGGTGCGCTGGGACCCCACGACGTATGGCGCGTACGCGGCCGCCAAGAGTGCGCTGCGATCGCTGACCCGAACCGTCGCCGTCGAGTGGGCGCCGGACGGGATCCGCGCGAACTCGATAGCACCGCACGCGATGTCGCCCGGCCTCGAGGGCTGGGCGAAGGCCCGGCCGGAGGAGGCGGCGGCGTTCGTCGCGAGCATCCCCATGCGGCGGATCGGCGACCCGGAGGCCGACATCGGTCGGGCCGTGGTGGCGTTGGTCGGACCTGACCTCGGCTACCTGACCGGCGCGACGATTCCCCTGGACGGCGGCCAGGCGTTCTTCGGATGA
- a CDS encoding MaoC/PaaZ C-terminal domain-containing protein — MEPSRREISWTRRDVLLYQLSLGAGPEDLSYAYERGLQVLPTFAMVAGQGVSAGDDVAPSLDLSALGIDLATILHAGQSLTVHRPLPARGDATVESRIADVWDKGKAAVLVLESVAADAAGPLWTSRTQIWARGAGGFGGEPGPEPDGTVPGRQPDHVLDAPTTAGQALLYRLNGDLNPLHADPAFAKRVGFDRPILHGLATYGVVAKALVDGVLDGDATRLTSLSVRFAGTLFPGEMIRTSVWRDGDLLTFVATCPEREDAPVLSHACAEVTP; from the coding sequence ATGGAGCCCTCGCGGCGCGAGATCAGCTGGACGCGACGCGACGTGCTCCTCTACCAGCTGTCGCTCGGCGCCGGGCCCGAGGACCTGAGCTACGCCTACGAGCGCGGGCTGCAGGTGCTGCCGACGTTCGCGATGGTGGCCGGGCAGGGCGTCTCGGCAGGCGACGACGTCGCCCCGAGCCTGGACCTGTCCGCCCTCGGAATCGACCTCGCCACGATCCTGCACGCGGGCCAGTCGCTGACGGTGCACCGGCCGTTGCCCGCCAGGGGGGACGCGACTGTGGAATCGCGCATCGCCGACGTCTGGGACAAGGGCAAGGCGGCCGTGCTGGTCCTCGAGAGCGTGGCCGCGGACGCCGCGGGCCCGCTCTGGACCAGCCGGACGCAGATCTGGGCCCGCGGCGCGGGGGGCTTCGGCGGCGAGCCCGGACCGGAACCGGACGGGACTGTTCCGGGGCGTCAACCCGACCACGTGCTCGACGCTCCGACGACCGCAGGACAAGCGCTGCTCTACCGGCTCAACGGCGACCTCAACCCGCTGCACGCGGACCCGGCCTTCGCCAAGCGGGTCGGCTTCGACCGCCCGATCCTGCACGGCCTGGCGACCTACGGCGTCGTGGCGAAGGCCCTCGTCGATGGCGTGCTCGACGGCGACGCCACGCGCCTGACCAGCCTGTCCGTGCGGTTCGCCGGCACGTTGTTCCCCGGTGAGATGATCCGTACGTCGGTCTGGCGCGACGGTGACCTGCTCACCTTTGTCGCCACCTGTCCCGAGCGCGAGGACGCGCCCGTGCTCAGCCACGCCTGCGCGGAGGTCACCCCATGA